The window ATGCCCTGCCTCCATAATCGCATATCTCATTCCCCTTTCCCCATAAACCGATGTTATCCGAGAATAGCGAACCGCTATGACTATATCAAAGGAAGCCTCAGCCACATATTCCTGATTAAGACACGCACGAGAAAGATCACGTCTTAAATCTCCATTAAGATGAAGCTCAATTTCATCCCTCTGATTAAGATAACGATATACGCCTGGAGATACCTTTTCAACGTTTCCAACAACCGCATATATCTCCATTGGATATGTTGCACCTCCGGATGGCACGACGAGTCTACCATCGACTTTGCCGTATGAAATCCAAAGAAGATAATCAAAGAGCTCCTTTGAAAGCGGCCTATTTAAAAACTTTCTTACAGATTTCCTTTTAAGAAGAAGCTCCTTTAACATCAAGCATCACCACCTCTTCAACAAGTATAGCATAAAAATAAAGGGGAGAAACCTCTCACGAGATTTCCCCCTTTTATATCAAACAAAATGGAGCCGGTGGCCGGACTCGAACCGACAACCCGTGGATTACGATTCCACCGCTCTACCTGTTGAGCTACACCGGCTCCTCAATGGCGCTCCCGACGGGATTCGAACCCGTGCCGCCGCCTTGAAAGGGCGGTGTCCTAGACCCCTAGACGACGGGAGCACATTCTTATTATATCCAAAAGGTGGTGGGCTGTGCAGGAATCGAACCTGCGACCCTCGGATTAAAAGTCCGATGCTCTACCACTGAGCTAACAGCCCACTCAGCATAGCGATTATACTACCCATTAGCTCCCTAAGTCAAGTAGCTTTAACCTTCCACCCTTTAATTTCTTTCATTGTCC is drawn from Synergistota bacterium and contains these coding sequences:
- a CDS encoding SagB/ThcOx family dehydrogenase translates to MLKELLLKRKSVRKFLNRPLSKELFDYLLWISYGKVDGRLVVPSGGATYPMEIYAVVGNVEKVSPGVYRYLNQRDEIELHLNGDLRRDLSRACLNQEYVAEASFDIVIAVRYSRITSVYGERGMRYAIMEAGHIGQNIYLACAERGLGTVAIGAFNDGLVSRVLSLPDGIDPLYIFPIGYPGE